In Vicia villosa cultivar HV-30 ecotype Madison, WI linkage group LG7, Vvil1.0, whole genome shotgun sequence, the DNA window tagttcattatgtgggtgcaccattagaactacatacggccttccgtgtgcttgtatacttgcaaaaaagaaaaatttgaattcacccatacgcatggatgaggtagtcgaccattggaagaaacttcgttttgatgattttgacctgccgaaagaaaatgactccaaaatcaccatctccgacgagttggaagtgataatggagaagtttgctaaagcggacgacacaacaaaaatgcacataaaagaacaattgcgaaagatcgcatttctggagaccaccgatttgaaaccgccatctcaaccggttaaaacgaaaggtgcaccgaaaaagtccaaaattacacaagatgacacgtcaacaaaacgatctccttcctatttTGAACATGTggatgcatcgttcccggaaattcatgagacaccgaagtctaagtgtagtggtaacaaaggagcccgtatttcgaagccacctcgcacaccgccgatcaaaaaatcaccaattgtctacattgatgagatgccactttttatgcacaaatatatcgataacatcgttgatgttggcggcgacggcaattgtggatatcgggccgttgcgggttcgctcggtaaaggggaaaataatcacactttagtccgacgggaactcattgcggagttgacttcgtatcgggacatctacggccgactatatgaaaatcaagaaaagtttgcaaaaattcatgatgcacttgttccatcacttaccggtatcgctccggtttcgaagtggatgtcattccccgatatgggtcatctaatagcaagtgcgtatgatatggtgtgtatcgatttgacgaggtttggactaagtgagactttctttccacttcatagtcgaccgccgttggacacgtcgggccgcatcatatgcatcgggtatctacgatcgcggcacttcgttcaagtgtttttgaaaccgggttgtcctataccggctacttcttgtcaatggacggcacatcgttcaaatgaggcggagacttggccggatccgttcgtttcgaggatggcggagtttgaagaaatgatgagcaaagagcgcgagcaaaatagagagcggtcgaagaacgtgcctattttggacttaggatccaccgattggttcggtgaattttagttcgttccggatcgtttttgtttgtaacgatcattttttgtatgtattgttgtttatcatgtaaaatcggaccgattcaatacatatataatataagtatgttttatgtcatctttgtgtaatttatgtctattttgaattccatttgttcaatttatacaacacactaagcaatcaacaaaatgtaaaatttaagtctgtttctgcataattcggaaatgaacttccgaaatatacatgtctggaacctattttcggaagttcatttccgaaatgtcccctgatgcATGATAagatttgttgggccatcaatgctccaataagtctataaataccacacactcttcttcatcctcttcacaccacaaaacacaaattacacaaacctacccccacctagcattcgtctactttgaaaccggctacccgatgccgttccaatttcgcttctcgcgcgacacgccgtttgcggagttgataccgtcgctcaacacgcttttgcgctatcccgagaatcgaaaggttgtcaagctcgagtaccgctcgccatcgcttaatgacgagggaggcattaagttcacaccttttgagatcaagaacgacgaagatttagcggttttgtggacaacgttcgaccgattttcttcgaaaggcccgatcgagttggacgcgaaacttcaaagatcggcggacgacgtaatcaaaatgttgactcatccccacctacccgtgttcaacaatatgtaattttaatttttagtaatattATCGTtataatcttcacccgattaaataaagcgaattgttgttgttttccatttttcttctgtccagacataaattcggaggttcatttccgaattccctcaaggggggtgcgttcggagatgaacttccgaaacaccacattttctaaaaatgtaactttatttcggagatgcatctccgaaatcaatattttatattaaaaaaaacacgttttcggagatacatttccgaaaacaccttttttttcaaaaaaaagtacctttttcggaaatgaacttccgaaacaaggggtagttttgtaaattcaccaggggtgagcaagaaggttaggaggtgggtggaGAAATTTTCATGTACGAAACATTTTTCAACCTTCTTTCTTAACATAACTTGGAATCCAACAATATTTGCTCAAGGGGTTTAGTTCCGATTTTTGATGGAAGACATCACAAATTATATGGGGTTCTTAAAATCTATGTAAAAATAAATTCGAGGTGTGGGATTTCTCTGAGGATGCTTTATTTTTACTTCGACATTGTTTCACAGACTATTCCAAAAATCCACGTGTGTTACATTAGCAAATTAAATTTGTGATCCATGATAGTTCACCAACATAACCATCAACTGGTTGAGGTGTTGTGATTCCACCAAAAATAGTACATGTACATAAGGTTGTGGCAAATATTTTGGAGGATTGGACAATACAAGTGAGAAAATAGTCCATGGGTGTTAAATTAGATAGTCATCAATTGCCATAAATTGTACAATATCAACAAATTATTGTGAGATATAATACTTAATGTTAGTATTCCCAAGTATAAATCCGATCTAATGAACATCATTTTTATTACCAGTGCTTCCTTAAAAGAGAACAAGTATCGCAAATTAAGAATCAGTGGGAAAAGACATCATTATTGGAAATTCCACTTATTGTAAAGGTTCGTACGATTGTTATTTGTCAGACCTCCTTGTAGATAATGTTAGTGGTCGATTCATGCAATTGAGATTCATTTAACAGGGTAGGTGCATACTCCAAGTGTAGTCATGACACAATGATTGAAAATTTTGATTTGTGTGGATGGTAGAGTCTTACTAGGCATGCCAAATTTGTTGTTGAAAAGTGAAAGTTTAGATGAGATTCGGTTGATAGCTCTCAACACTAATTCCATTTGCTTCACATGATTGCGATGAGAGATGAACTTTGTCCCTCAACTGTGAGTTTCTTAACTACTCAAAAGAACCTTAAGTATAAATATGGGAAGTTGAATTAATAGACTAagtaaagaaataaaaaacaaagtaAAATGAAGAAGATAAAATACGTACAATAACTTGATTGATTGATTAAAtattctaatattaaaaaaaacatgatatttataGATGAAACTATCTTACTAGTCATGACATCAGGGTCcacaaaatattttcttattcaaCTTTTTATGCAGGTAGTGTGTATGAGTGTTCAGTCCATTTTTGGAATACACATGTTACCTCTTAATTtgtagttttttttcttctactCAGCATGTTCTATTGACTTTGTGCGTGATTGTGGAGCTTTCTTAACTCATGCTTATACAATCTTCAGCCACTTTAGTTACTTGTGATATAAGCATGGAAGTTGCTACAAAGTCCACTTATCTAGCCATATTGTACTGTTGTCTAAGTTTAGAGTCTTGACGACCATGGTAGATCCCAACAGACCTGAGATTATTAATAATTTGGTTGGTTCACGCTCGATTGTGTTTATACTTGCACGACCTCTATTTAATTATAGACCATCAACTAACTGTGAAAATTTCTGTTTTCAAATTTTAAGTGaaattctaattattattttggtataaacataaacataaaagaaaaGGAACAATTCAACAGAAGGCATACAAGATAATGGAAAATATCAAATTCTTTTTAGGGTTAAATTTATAATGCCCTCCTACAATGTTAGCGAGATTCAGTTTATccccttttaaattttttttttttgaattcctcCTTTGTAATGTTAAGATTTTGTGTCTTTGTCCTCTCAGTTGTCCAAATGGTATGGAATATTAACTTTTTCTTACGTGGCATGTCCACGTGGATtatctttttaaattttatttattttttaaaattcacgtggaattttttttcaacaaaaaatttaataattttacttTCTTTATTACGAGGGGGTAAATAAAAATCCGCTAATATTACAAgggtaaaatacatttttttgtttcaaatataaaacattaaaaaacatgaaaaatgaTACCAATGTATGTTTAAACCTAGGACCATAGCCTTCCTCATGTAATGACACCTTACCACTAGGCAAACTACTTTAacttattaataaatttatacaAGGTCTTGAATGATCAACAAATCAAGAATTTATATTAGAGTTAATTTGGATTTGAGTTTTTTCATTTTCATCCTTAACTTCCTTTTACCAGAAGCAACAACCGGAACAAAGCAAGAACAACCGAAGGAAGAACTTTTATCTCATCTCCACATATCAAACCAGAAGCAACAGTCGGGGCCATCAAATtcgttttctttcttttcatcttACTCTAAATAAACACTACTAAACTCCCCACCCACATGTCAATGACAAAGTAATCCCCAATAACAAAAGGCATAACCATTGCCATAGGAAGGGAGACCCATTTCCCAATACTTTTAGGGTTTAATCTCTCATAAAGGTAACGAACACTACAAATGCAAAAATTCATATTAGATAAGCCAGTACTATAAGCATTGCAAAACTCAAGAATTAGTGCTAAGAGATAAGCTACTACCACAAAGTACCACTTCATAGCCTACCACAAAGGGATAACATTAATGGAGATTACAGTGAATACTACATAGCTCCACATGCTAACCATAATGGAACACTTTCTTTTATAAAGAATTCATCACAAGCAAGATCGTCTGGAGTCTTGTTCTAGTTACCATGTGTAACTGAGTCTGTTATGTGATTCATCCTTTTCACGCAGACTTGAAAATTTAAGGCACTAAAATTTATAACTTTAATAAAATTGTAAAGTTCATCACCAAGGATTAATGCAATGGAAATAAAAACTTGTACCATGAAAATAAAAGGAGGTTGAGGAATGAAAAACTCAAATCCAAATAAAAGTTTGTAAAAAAAGGTCTTGAATGATCAACAAATCAATGATCTCTATTAGAACCAATGTGTTTTAAACCCAGGACCATAGCCTTCCTCATGCAATGAAACTAAAAGAAATCGCATTGGTACTATTCCTCTTGCACCATGAATGTAAAAGGAGGTTGAGGATGAAAATaaaaagctcaaaaccaaattaACTCTAATATAGATCCTTAATTTATTGATCATTCAAGACTTTGCATGAATTATTAATAAGTTGAAGTAGTTGGCCTAGTGGTAAGGTGTCATTGTATGAGGAAGGTTATGGTACTGGATTCAAAATCCAAGTTTTCTTTTTACTGGGAGTAAATCGAATCTCGCTTACATTGAAGAAGGGATTGCATATTTAACCAAGCATGAGTAGTACAAAGTGTAGTCAAATCATTCCTCTTATTCTAGTAAATCAAAGCCACacaccatggttttaaattgcggctgCAGATGCGGTTGAGGTTGCGGGTGTTGCAATTGCGGTCCTTGCGGTTGCTGCAATGCGCATTGCGACCGTTGCGGCGTGAATTTAAATTAAGAAATATTTGAAATACACCATTAAGAACActtaatgttaatattttatattacaaATCACATGTAAATTGAGTTTATGGGTTCTCAAATGTTGAGTTATGATGAAAATATGTGAAGAAACATGGGTGAAGGTGTTTGATGCGAATTCTAGTATTGTTGAACGTGTGATTacaaatcacaccgcaattgtgATCCGATGCGGATGTGAAGGCTACCGCATCAGCAATATTGCAGCCACAAATGCGAttgcggaccgcaatttaaaaccataccCCCACACACCCTTATAATTAATAGGACtcgatacatttgaaagaaaaacaaCAAACTAGAAAAACACACACATatccattattttatttatttcacacCATCGATAGAGAGATCTTGCAACATagtacaaagcatgtccatggcaTTTAAGTCATCTGGAAAGTAGAAGGAATAGCTTCAATGAATGGTCGTCCTTGTTTTTCCATCGATTTTCTTTTCAAACGCAGCTGCCTCTCATTGTACAGAATTTCAGCCAACCTTCAAAAGATACAGTCGtcacataattaatatttttattagtaccTAAACATTTTGCTACAAATACACTATCAATGTTAAAAGTCATCACATGATTAATACTATTATATATGCACAAACCTTTCAAGAGCTTCTGCATTTGTACCCTCACTCGGTTTCTCGTATGGAAGAAAAGAAGTTACATTCATAACCTTAACAAACTGTTTGAGCAAATCATCTCCGGTCTTTAAAAGCTTTTCCACCTTTTCTTTAGAAGCATCATCAGGAGCTATGGCTGAATCCAAATTATACTCCTGcacataattttaaataattccaATCTTTCAAATTtccaattttatataaaaaaacgcAAAAACTCTAAACCCTAAATCCTATATATGCATGCATGCATACCTCAATTCGAAGGTAATAATTGTCTGAAGAAGATGAATCACTTGGAAACACTGATTCAAGATGATAGTCATTCACTTTTCCAGCAGATACAGAATAATCAGCAGCTAATACGGGTAGCCATTCGTTATAGGTAAGGGACTGTGCCAAAGAAGCAGGAATCCCTTTTTTCTCTACATCAGTTCCCGTTCCTAATGACAGCAACACGATTTTAATAGGCTCGTTTGCTTTTATAGAAACAAAATCAGAATTCTTCTCATTCAGTTGTTGTATCACTTCACTTACGGCAAGCAAGGCCTGAATATACACAATTTTATCATGTCAATGTCAAGCTTCATCGAATGTGTATCCATTGAGAAACATAACTTAAGGATAAATTTACCGGACTAGCTGCAGTGAGAATCCCATCAACTAGATTGAATTCCTTATCACCATTCTTAAAGCTATAGGGTGGTACTTCATATGGTGCAGCTGAAGTCCCAAGACATATATCAGAAAGTTTTGCATCTAAGCTAGCAATAGTCTTTAGCTGCATGCATAAACAAAGTTTTACGTACAATTAAGTCCTAAAAAAAACTCGTTTATTCACCAATAGCTGTAAAAATTTTAAGTATGTTTATGCAAATATGCTGACCTTAAAGCTTGAGAAGATAACTGGGTGTAAGTCCAAGATATCAAAAGTTGGAATTACAACATTGGTCAATGTTTCATGCAGACGTGTTTCTTGCAAAAGCTCGCGTATTTTTTCATACAAGAACTTGCCGTCAAACTTGGCATTTCTAGTATCATGATCCCAATTATTAGCAGAAGTTAGGTTGAATATAGAAGGACCAAAATCCAAGAAGAATCGTAAGATTTGATTAGTAGTAAACAAAGGACGTGAATTGTCATTAGGGTTAGGAGTAGTTAGCATTCCAGTAATGATTCCTCCCATACTTGTTCCTGCTATCACATCAAAATAGTCTGCTAGTGCTGCCTTTTCATCTCTTGACACAATCtaatcaaccaaatcaaaatttATCAACTAACTAACTTATTGATTATTATTCATGAATCAGCTTAAAATTGAGTTTATATTATATGAAAAATTAAGTGGATGATAGATTGACCTGAAGTGCATATTCCAAGTGCTCAAGAACAACAGTTGGAAGAATTCCCTTAATACCACCTGCATCAATACTCAGAATACTTATTGTATTTCCATATGAAGGAGATGGTAGCTTTGTATTCAATCCACCAATCACTTGACTAGcaaaaacaaacacaaataaCAGAAAAAATTTAGccattataatatatatttacaaTTCTTCAAAAGAGAGCACTCCAATTTGAAGAACTTGCATTTTTCCATCCAAATGTGAAGGGTAATTATAGGTACATGATGACAACATCTAAATAGTTTATGATCacctaaataatttttaaatcccaataatttgaatgtttttgttatattattgtaCGATGATATAAttctgttaaaaaaaaattaatatagtaGTTACTAGTTAGGCTTACCCACCCACTTTTTAAGGACACGTATTCCCTAACAGAAGTAGATAGGAACATGCAAACAACATCTAGATCTTAATATATAATACTAGTGCATTATTGTTTCAATCAAAATTTGGACAGTAGTGCTATATTGTTTCAATTTAAATTTGGGAGTCCAAGTTTTGAATTGACCAACCTAATTAGGGTTAATTTCTTTTCGTATTCTAGTGGGAGGGGTCCACACACATAGACAATAATTAGACGATAATGGTAGCTAAGCACCAATGTACATGCAGTTATTATAACCAGATAATAATATGCCGGCGACATATAGGGGCCTATAGTCTAGCCTATTTAATGTCAGGTCAGGTCAaacttatttaataaaaaaattagactTAAACTTTTTAAAAGTTTATTTAATTACATATATCAGATTTAGGTTATTAAGAAAACCTATGAAGTCTTATAGGCCGacttatattttcatatatattaaaaatagtctAAATATGTTggcttatatatgcatatatattagaaaaaattgCCAAATAGGtcggtctatatatgcatatatattaaaaaaaagttaaatagacTGATCTAAATATTCATATATAGGCTTACTTATAAGGTTTGTGAAATAATACGAATGAATTGAAAACCTTAATGAGAAAAGACTTTTAAATAAGCTTTTAGGTGAGGTCAAACTTTTAAAAGGTCAGGCCAGACTGAAAAAAGAGCATATAGTATGCcataggccagactcaggccttgtAAATTTATCGCAGACAAGACTCAGGCCTTATAAAGTCcaacctagcctatttccacccctaactaTAACaccttaaaataattaaaatattatttacattattattttaatattattgtatttttattttattttattatcttattattattaatattattatcgaggattaattattaaaaattataaaattttagaaataataagaaaaaaagttgaaaaaacaATAATTTGTGGGGCaggggtgtaatcggatcggtttggaccggtttttggtaaaaaaaaagttCAAATCGATAATACCTTCATCGGTTTGGTTTTtagcattttttaaaaataaaaccgaaccaaactaactgttttggtttggtttggttgatcgGTTTTCAATTTTTTCCAAACATTATATTCATTAATGTATTCTCCACTATCATGTTTTTCGatgtattttataatattattttttaaaataatatatttcatgtcatttatttcatGCTCAATTTTTCAAACAACTTACAAGTTGCTCTTAATCCATATGAAACAGTGACATGGTTTCATTGCATCATGAAATAAAAATTCACTATAAAATATAAAGTTGACACTTGGCATCAAAATGTTGGAAatagatttgaaagcttaacaaaTAGAACACGAAAAAAGCATCTATTAACATTTTCACCCCTCAAATacacatcaaaactattttgtaataAGACTAAAATGagatttgttgaagaagaagaaaccaaaaaggtaaaaacaaatatgaaaattaacaaagaaaatttGCACACGAAGAAGGAGACTATAACATATTATAATGATAATAGTGAGAGCAACATTTGAGGGGGAAGGCTAGAGAAGTAGtttaatgaaagaagttttcGTGACTAATGATTTCTACTTTATATGTTTTGGATTTTGGTTGTAGATATGTATTTCGTTAAAAGGAAGAAAGTGAAATCAAAGATGGAGAATGGTTGGACCGATACAAAATTTGAGCTTAATGATGGGTGGAATAAAAGATTTAGAGCGTAATTAGTTCCATTGGTTCGGTTGATCGGTTTGacggttcctaaaaactaaaaccgagaaccgaaccaaaccacatcaGTTTtcattggttcggttcggttttagAACCAAACTATTAACAATCTGTTTTATTTCGGTTTAGTTTGGTTTGGATTGtcggtttaattaattttttctgATCCGCTTACACCCCTATGTGGGGGAGTGAATAAAATGTAAAAGTATGATTATTTTAAGGCAAGAAAAAAGTGGGATAGAGAGGAAACATAGAGAAATAAGAAAAAAACATTTACTTTGAGAGAAAAATCCTCATCATTTCAAAATTCACCAAGAAAAAACACGGGTCGTGAGAGAAAAACCctcataatttttaatttgtatCGAGAGGTTTTTATAAAATGACATTTAAACACATCCaataatacttattttattttcaatttttggtTTTTTGGATCAGTTTgcgatttttatttgaattagttTGGATTTGAACACACCTGCACTAGGTTAGGAATTGTCACTTGTATAGAAAATCCCTTAAGTTAATTGTATAAGCTTGTATTTTTACTCATGATCCTGTATGTGGTTGTTGATATCATGCTTTGCTTGTATGGATATGTGTTATGTTGGAATGATTGTCTTAAAATGATGCTTTAGTGTGTTATATTATGAAAATTTTGTGCCtatgctgtttttctgagttttgGGTTGAATAAACATGTTAGAGAAGGGTTTGGATAAAGAGAAGGCACAAGAAATCGCATAAATCCTAGAGCCATTACAGGTCATAATGGCCATTACGACCATCATTTAATGCTCTCATATATTTGTACTAGGCCAGCTTGAAATTGTCATATCTTGAGTTAATAAACTTTGATTGAGCCATAGTCTAAAGCGTTATAAAGGTAATGCAAAGATCTATATCCTAATGAAGCTCTTCAAACCATTAGGTCTCACCCTAGTTAGTGGTACTTAAAGTTATTAAGGTAATTTACGACATGAGTCAAACGGTTGGTAAAACTAATGTGAAGTCCTAGTGTGGCAATCAATCAATGTGAATGTGGCAATATAAGTTTGGTAAAAACTATTGTGAATCCGTAATGTGGCAATCAATGTGAAAACTAAAATACACTTCTGGTAAAACTATTGTGAATCTGTAATGTGGCAATTTAAATTTGATAAATTCTGGTGAATCCCTAATTTGGCAACAAACGTATGTGTGCATAAATTCTGGTAAAACTATTGTGAATCTGTAATGCAGCATACTAGAGTGAGAGTAGGTTTGCGTCTAAAGATAAAGTTATAGTACAGATGTAGATCACATATACTCATATACTATTGAGTCTAGAGAGAGTGTTGTAGTACGGATGTAGCTAACATGAACTCCAAGATTACAGTTTAGCAGAGTGTTATAGTACACATGCAGATCTTATGCACCACTAAATTGTTAGAGTTTAACAAGAGTGTTATAGTATAGGACGTAGATCACATGTAATCCTAAAATATCCAACTCTGGAAGAATGTTGTGGCTTACCCTTTCCACTTGGAGCTTCATAAGCCTTGCCACAAACTTGTTGACTCTTACCCCTCGTCTCATTAATCACATGATAATGAGCATTATTGTCCTCCTCATAAATTCGACAACTATCCACCAAGTTAGGGAAGATACACATCTTCTAATAACTAACCGCCTTCTTGATTTCTGGACGCAAACcgttctcaaacttaatgcatTTGGAAAACTTACCATTCGGTCCAtcatagtattggtaaaacttagccaattcaccaaacttagcagcatactccataACAGACTTGTTTTCTTGCCTTAGCTCAAGAAATTCAATCTCCTTCTTGCCAcagacatcctcaggaaagtacttccttaagaactccatgcggaacacaatccaagagatctcTTCACCATTAGCCTCCAACCTCCTACAGGTCTCTAGCTACCAATCATCTACCTCGACTGCTaacatatgagtcccataccgaaccttctgatCGGGAGTGCAATCCATCACCCGGAAGGTTCTCTCAATATCCTTTAGCCATGTCAATGCGCCGTCAGGATCATGAGTTCCCTTAAACACAAGAGGATTCTCTCTTTGGAAAGTAGCCAAGTTGCGAGAAGCAGCATTCTCACCAACGTTCGGCTGTTGTtccaaagcttgagccattgcCTCCAAAGCAGCAGCAATCATAACATCATTCCTTCTAGCCATCTCAACTCTTTACTACAATTAAAAACCAATCAGCACCAATAACAATACAAGGATTGTTATACtacactacgacacgacacatggccggacagaccgacctgctctgataccactaatgtaacaccccaaatcttaACCCGAATATATACAGGAAAATCATAGTGCAAAACATCAAAATAAGCATCCAATTTAaggcgtcacatattcaactTAAACTATTAACAAATCATGCTCGTAggacatggatacataacacgtAAAATGGAGGGATCATACATCATTAAACTTTCAAACTAAGGGTTCATATTATCGCAGCGGAAAATCAATTAACATCTTAATCCAAATCATAATATCTTTGTCAACATGGCAACAAAATCCAACACGGCTCAACATAAAGAAAACGACAAAAAAATCCAACCAGGTATTACGACATAAACAAAGCAAATAAACTTTTTCCCCCGGAGTGTCACGTATTAGAGCATAGACACACAGACTCGAGCTAACAGGTAAACGCCTACttcacgtcgttacctgcacgttaccaacaaagggtaacattcaaacagaaggggtgagatatcattcattataaataaaCGTATGATAACATTCAAAGCATgtaaagatcatacattggtcaccacttttCATCACAACACTTAATACAACAGTTCACATAATATAAATCAATTCATGAAACGACAACAATGTCAATgatcaaccatgacaatatataaGTAGTTCACGCGTAAGATTTTAaacacatcacgacaaacatctcatcatcaaatcatcacatcacaacaacataatcaattacgactcaaatgcaattcacatgtgactcgacttatgcaaatgcatgagGTACCGTTGGAATAAAACtctcgtctcaaacaattgccattgggccgtctcaaacatttgccacaagggccgtctcaaacaattgccacgagggccgtctcaaacactgcaatggatgcgactcaatgatgcacacccCTATTCACACTTGAAtgacttaatcaacttaaacgacataatcaacttgaacaacTTAATCGACTTTGACGACATAATCAATACTGGAATCCAATAACAACATCAACGTTATCATTCACGgaaattcaaaacatcatcaattagCAACATACAAGTCGAGGAAAGGTTTCAAAACGATATCAAATGGTTTTCAAATCATATACATTAGATAAACAATGATTAGAGCTTCATagaggttcaaacgacacttaaaaaggagttacggatcaaaagatatgaacatttgaaatttctcAAAACAGGCCTTTCGCCCAGCAGAAGCAAACACTCGCCTGGCGCTCTGAGGCAGAAACTTGGTCACAAAAACCCTCGCTCGCCCGATCAACTCGCCCGACGGTACCATGTAGGCACTGGaagttttcgtgtgctatactacataaaagtcacgaaactCTTTAATTTTGCaatctttggtatttatgaagattttcatgtgctatactacataaaggtcacggagttcgttaaacttgcaaaatttggtatttataaatattttcatgtgctatactacataaaggt includes these proteins:
- the LOC131617974 gene encoding patatin-08-like; the encoded protein is MAKFFLLFVFVFASQVIGGLNTKLPSPSYGNTISILSIDAGGIKGILPTVVLEHLEYALQIVSRDEKAALADYFDVIAGTSMGGIITGMLTTPNPNDNSRPLFTTNQILRFFLDFGPSIFNLTSANNWDHDTRNAKFDGKFLYEKIRELLQETRLHETLTNVVIPTFDILDLHPVIFSSFKLKTIASLDAKLSDICLGTSAAPYEVPPYSFKNGDKEFNLVDGILTAASPALLAVSEVIQQLNEKNSDFVSIKANEPIKIVLLSLGTGTDVEKKGIPASLAQSLTYNEWLPVLAADYSVSAGKVNDYHLESVFPSDSSSSDNYYLRIEEYNLDSAIAPDDASKEKVEKLLKTGDDLLKQFVKVMNVTSFLPYEKPSEGTNAEALERLAEILYNERQLRLKRKSMEKQGRPFIEAIPSTFQMT